One Prunus dulcis chromosome 8, ALMONDv2, whole genome shotgun sequence DNA window includes the following coding sequences:
- the LOC117638157 gene encoding E3 ubiquitin-protein ligase RNF8-like — MEAAYHELRLAELRDTKLEHPDRHEQSSPSVPIEIDFKYSINHKVFDGDLSEDGTITGLILIHQYEPQVTVAKATIEDVCGLETRNDLKGFLSENLSLLGVDEDPQDQLVEMIVEFGCKIRDLDSNKGAKVLRFSAHIKKEHNWIRSERVPKERELEMEALIKKTLKRVRVVAADEDEDEDEEEEEEEEEGGKRKRRRVVQESEVCPICLEEFVVGSEDVASMPCSHVFHGNCIGRWLKGSHHSCPICRFKMPWITRQY, encoded by the coding sequence ATGGAAGCCGCCTATCACGAGCTGCGTTTGGCGGAGTTGCGTGACACAAAATTAGAGCACCCTGATCGTCATGAGCAATCTTCACCCAGCGTTCCAATTGAGATTGATTTCAAATACTCCATAAACCACAAGGTTTTTGACGGCGATCTATCCGAAGACGGAACCATAACCGGCCTAATCCTTATACACCAATATGAACCTCAAGTGACAGTAGCAAAAGCCACGATAGAAGATGTGTGCGGTTTAGAAACCCGAAACGACCTCAAGGGTTTTCTTTCAGAGAATTTGTCCTTGCTTGGAGTCGACGAGGACCCGCAGGATCAATTGGTGGAAATGATTGTAGAATTCGGTTGCAAAATTCGCGACTTGGATTCGAACAAGGGGGCTAAAGTACTGCGATTCAGTGctcatataaaaaaagagcATAACTGGATTCGCTCCGAGAGGGTTCCGAAAGAAAGAGAACTTGAGATGGAAGCGTTGATCAAGAAAACCCTAAAGAGGGTAAGAGTGGTGGCTgctgatgaagatgaagatgaagacgaggaggaggaggaggaggaggaggagggtgggaaaagaaaaagaagacgTGTAGTGCAAGAAAGTGAGGTTTGCCCTATTTGTTTGGAAGAGTTTGTTGTGGGATCAGAAGATGTTGCTTCCATGCCTTGCTCACATGTGTTTCATGGCAACTGCATAGGACGATGGCTGAAAGGGAGTCACCATAGTTGCCCTATTTGCCGTTTTAAGATGCCTTGGATCACAAGGCAATATTAG
- the LOC117612171 gene encoding uncharacterized protein LOC117612171: protein MMEGSENLTDILFSWSLQDILNENLYQHKVEKIPESFQSVQDHFGSYSYPLLDDTRTQLRSSMEAMDRAPYSKVISVEELNPYGTKLYDIKVDCWRNLSTDCSKGPYKILPGDVFVLADTRPETVSDLQKLGSSWAFLVVTEVSKNKNEEDRTALHFKVKASKEFEVNHSIHTSLFMVFLLNIAPYIRIWKAMHMSGSATWKVVFSDNFLKSFKELKSFQLKMSVLSLLLRISSGWRPRRQNVEIVCRSSSMILRKFKVEGLYILSTTDIVKNSRYVQVLKIWDILPDLQGIEKLVDRLDSIFKRYTDGFINLCRERCLEGDVEVPASWPPSLDVPRYKDVSITEIPNDFVDYSSGNTSYVERCEVRDSLLLMKFYSLSSSGVMNVLLSDHEGRELDLPFEVTDQEMETILYNRSTFIQGRSGTGKTTVLTMKLYQKEQKHRRAAEEGFYGVGSNTFRHVSPNNEAEQISSSSSTNVTALRQLFVTVSPKLCFSVKQHISRLKSFACGGSPSGQCSLIDMDDFDDEEAQFRGIPDSFLNIPPKCYPLCLTFRKFLMMLDGSLGNSYFERFLDITELPHNRLQSSRSVLLQNFLSTKEVNYERFSSSYWPRFNIQLTKKLDASRVFIEIISQIKGGLGAMEACDGKLSRQDYGQMSEGKASDLDKEKRDKIYDIFEIYEKMKRRNGEFDIADFVNDIHRRFKREKYEGDEIDFVYIDEVQDLAMSQIALFKYICSNVEEGFVFSGDTAQTIARGIHFRFQDIRHLFYNKFVLDSRRKKHKEQRDNEKISEIFHLTENFRSHDGILKLLQSIVELLYHFFPHSIDKLKPETIPVYGEAPTLIYSGENENVFETIFGNTVFVTGNTIGFGAEQVILVRDASARKEISNSIRTQALVLTIMDCKGLEFQDVLLYNFFGSSPLKNQWRVMYDFMKEQDSLNSALPERFPTFDDAKHSTLCYELKQLYVAVSRTRQRLWIYENVEELSNPMFDYWKKKCLVQVRQLDDSFALSMQVASSPQEWKARGIKLYQDHNYKMARMCFEKAGDTFWKRLSEAAELKAKAHHMRTSNPEMANTMLRRAAFIFEAIGQSVSAARCFYNLGEYKRAGYIYLDKCNEPELERAGECFSLAGCYALAADAYARGNYFSECISMCSKGKLFDRGLEYIKDWKQHATAEYGKRGNWTTKTELDFLEICAFHYSVVKDERSRMETVRDEMFSAQKTLNGLLSSSTSKFLWEDKLMDNRKQQSEGKKYKTQISADSLQYFWNSWKDKSIYLIEYLGNFESIDANEYRNYEDFFLNYLGVWRLFHEDLNPIYLSVISDVDWIRGVEKRFFRSNGELVSIDVHKYVSAAQNYWSSEMLYLGIKVLGKLEALYRFLSTQSHSKFFRSKSLIQIHEVVTYLLNSKFLKRSLIDRDTLQKFVKLSGDNFVSYIFPLDWKKSSRKNMISLRRSDACKNLLEQVIVEYMNSSKELSSGKIGYLVSIILASGKLNDELCATLVKNIEYNPLWKAFIENLCGNIQEPRVESLLLTFGDALFKTYNETRSAHYYISPSCFLYLLDRLLIWVSLCKGYVITERSCFIEWLIYHEKDTRFNSCKVFDVRMSFEVILQFLTDVIRECLFDEATMIEWIGNFTTYSKKYYLLLMQRLVMTLCLLYLNFGIGFDILLDLMNWEYVTENVLPMEISAALRRIISVHKSLGINVNVLPLKENVNVLAKAFKKTGSALVIATSGIDCSRFVCSDALFVDMKGNLGMVDILRHLFPEQ, encoded by the exons ATGATGGAAGGCTCTGAGAACTTGACGGACATTCTGTTTTCTTGGTCTCTCCAAGACATTCTTAATGAAAATCTTTACCAGCACAAG GTGGAAAAGATTCCCGAATCATTTCAGTCGGTTCAAGATCATTTCGGGTCTTATTCATATCCTTTGTTGGACGACACTCGGACTCAACTGCGTTCGAGTATGGAAGCTATGGACAGAGCGCCATATAGTAAGGTAATTTCTGTTGAAGAGTTGAATCCATATGGAACAAAGCTATATGATATCAAGGTTGATTGCTGGAGAAACCTGTCCACCGATTGCAGCAAAGGACCATACAAAATTCTGCCTGGagatgtttttgttttagcAGATACTAGACCCGAAACTGTTTCTGATTTACAGAAGTTAGGGAGCTCTTGGGCCTTTCTAGTAGTCACTGAGGTCTCCAAAAATAAGAACGAGGAAGATAGAACTGCTCTTCATTTTAAAGTCAAAGCGTCCAAAGAGTTTGAAGTCAACCATAGCATTCATACATCACTCTTTATGGTTTTCTTATTAAACATAGCTCCTTACATACGAATATGGAAGGCGATGCACATGTCTGGAAGTGCAACATGGAAG GTGGTATTCAGTGATAACTTTTTGAAATCGTTCAAAGAACTGAAGTCATTCCAATTGAAGATGTCAGTACTGAGTCTTCTACTTAGGATTTCGAGTGGCTGGAGACCCAGGAGACAAAATGTGGAGATAGTTTGTAGAAGCTCTTCCATGATTTTACGGAAGTTTAAGGTTGAAGGGCTATACATTCTCAGCACAACAGACATAGTAAAAAATTCAAGATACGTTCAAGTGTTAAAAATCTGGGACATATTGCCTGATCTACAGGGTATTGAAAAATTGGTGGACCGATTAGACTCTATATTTAAAAGATATACAGATGGTTTTATCAATCTCTGCAGGGAGAGATGTCTTGAGGG TGATGTGGAAGTTCCAGCAAGCTGGCCACCCTCTTTGGATGTTCCCCGATATAAAGATGTTAGCATCACGGAAATCCCGAATGATTTTGTTGATTACTCTTCTGGAAATACAAGTTATGTTGAGCGTTGCGAGGTCCGCGACAGTCTGTTGCTGATGAAATTCTATTCCTTGTCATCTTCTGGGGTAATGAATGTCTTGCTTTCCGACCATGAGGGCAGAGAATTGGATCTCCCGTTTGAAGTTACTGACCAAGAAATGGAGACCATCCTTTACAATAGAAGTACATTTATTCAAGGACGGTCAGGCACTGGGAAGACGACAGTATTGACCATGAAGTTATATCAGAAAGAACAGAAGCACCGTAGGGCAGCAGAAGAGGGATTCTACGGTGTTGGGAGCAATACATTCAGACATGTTAGTCCGAATAATGAGGCTGAGcagatttcttcttcttcatctacTAATGTGACTGCTTTGCGCCAGCTTTTTGTGACTGTCAGTCCTAAACTCTGTTTTTCTGTCAAGCAACATATTTCACGATTGAAAAG TTTCGCTTGTGGTGGAAGCCCTTCAGGTCAATGCAGTTTgattgatatggatgattttGATGATGAGGAAGCACAATTCAGGGGTATCCCTGattcttttcttaatattcCGCCCAAATGCTATCCTCTTTGCTTAACATTTCGTAAATTCTTGATGATGCTTGATGGAAGTTTGGGTAATTCTTACTTTGAAAGATTCCTTGACATCACTGAACTTCCTCACAACAGACTGCAAAGTTCAAGATCAGTTTTGCTGCAGAACTTTCTAAGCACAAAGGAGGTCAATTATGAGAGATTTAGTTCATCATATTGGCCTCGTTTTAATATCCAGTTAACAAAGAAGCTTGATGCTTCAAGAGTCTTTATTGAGattatttctcaaataaaAGGTGGTCTGGGTGCTATGGAAGCATGTGATGGAAAACTCAGCCGGCAGGATTATGGGCAAATGTCAGAGGGAAAGGCTTCCGACCTAgacaaagagaagagagataaaatatatgatatatttgagatttatgaaaaaatgaagagaaggaaTGGTGAATTCGATATTGCTGATTTTGTGAATGATATTCACCGCCGTTTTAAACGTGAAAAATATGAGGGTGATGAGATTGACTTTGTGTACATTGATGAGGTTCAGGATCTTGCCATGAGCCAAATTGCACTGTTCAAATATATCTGCAGTAATGTTGAAGAGGGCTTTGTTTTTTCTGGTGATACAGCGCAAACCATTGCAAGGGGGATTCATTTTAGATTCCAAGATATACGACATCTGTTCTACAACAAGTTTGTATTGGattcaagaagaaagaagcatAAAGAACAAAGGGACAATGAGAAAATCTCAGAAATTTTTCATTTGACAGAAAACTTCCGAAGCCATGATGGTATACTGAAGCTATTGCAGAGCATTGTTGAACtactttatcatttttttcccCACTCAATTGATAAGTTGAAACCAGAAACAATTCCAGTATATGGGGAAGCTCCAACTTTAATTTACTctggagaaaatgaaaatgtattTGAAACAATTTTTGGAAATACTGTATTTGTTACTGGGAAcacaattggttttggggcaGAGCAGGTTATTTTGGTACGTGACGCTAGTGCACGGAAGGAAATCTCCAACTCCATACGGACGCAAGCACTTGTTCTTACTATAATGGACTGCAAGGGCCTAGAGTTTCAG GATGTACTCTTGTACAATTTTTTTGGATCATCACCCCTGAAAAATCAATGGAGAGTGATGTATGATTTCATGAAGGAACAAGATTCACTCAATTCCGCATTACCTGAGCGTTTTCCAACCTTTGATGATGCAAAACACAGCACGTTATGCTACGAATTAAAGCAGTTATATGTTGCAGTCTCTCGTACGAGACAGAGGTTGTGGATTTATGAGAATGTTGAAGAGCTCTCCAATCCCATGTTTGACTACTGGAAAAAGAAATGTCTTGTACAAGTTAGACAACTTGATGATTCATTTGCACTTTCTATGCAAGTTGCAAGCAGTCCACAAGAGTGGAAAGCACGTGGAATTAAG CTATATCAAGATCATAACTACAAAATGGCCAGAATGTGCTTTGAAAAAGCTGGTGATACATTCTGGAAAAGGCTTTCTGAAGCTGCTGAACTTAAAGCTAAGGCTCACCATATGCGCACTTCAAATCCTGAAATGGCTAATACCATGCTTCGGAGGGCTGCTTTCATATTTGAAGCTATCGGCCAGTCTGTTTCTGCTGCCAGATGCTTTTACAATTTGGGAGAGTATAAACGAGCCG GCTATATTTATTTGGATAAATGCAATGAACCTGAACTGGAAAGAGCTGGGGAATGCTTTTCTCTAGCTGGATGCTATGCGCTTGCAGCAGATGCATATGCAAGGGGGAACTATTTCTCTGAGTGTATTTCTATGTGTTCCAAAGGAAAACTATTTGACAGAGGTCTGGAATACATCAAAGATTGGAAACAACATGCAACGGCAGAGTATGGTAAACGAGGAAATTGGACTACTAAAACTGAATTGGATTTTCTAGAGATTTGTGCATTTCATTATTCTGTTGTGAAAGATGAGAGATCCAGGATGGAAACTGTCAGAGATGAAATGTTTTCAGCTCAGAAAACTTTGAATGGTCTTCTTTCTTCAAGCACCTCTAAGTTTTTGTGGGAAGACAAATTGATGGATAATCGTAAACAGCAGTCAGAAGGCAAAAAATATAAGACACAGATTTCTGCTGATTCACTGCAGTACTTTTGGAATTCTTGGAAGGATAAAAGTATTTACTTGATTGAATATCTAGGGAACTTCGAATCGATAGACGCCAATGAATACAGAAATTATGAAGACTTCTTTCTAAATTACTTAGGAGTATGGAGGCTGTTTCATGAAGATCTCAATCCGATTTATCTTTCAGTCATCTCTGATGTGGATTGGATTAGAGGTGTGGAGAAAAGATTTTTTCGAAGTAACGGGGAGTTAGTCTCAATTGATGTTCACAAGTATGTTTCAGCTGCTCAGAATTATTGGAGTTCTGAAATGCTATATCTTGGCATTAAGGTTTTGGGCAAACTTGAAGCTCTTTACAGGTTCCTAAGCACTCAATCTCATTCAAAATTCTTCAGAAGCAAGTCTCTTATCCAGATACATGAGGTTGTGACATATCTTCTTAACTCTAAATTTCTGAAGCGGAGCCTGATAGATCGTGACACACTGCAGAAATTTGTTAAGTTGTCGGGTGATAATTTTGTTTCCTACATATTTCCTTTAGATTGGAAGAAATCATCAAGAAAGAATATGATATCTCTTCGACGGTCTGATGCTTGTAAGAATTTACTGGAACAAGTGATAGTTGAATACATGAACTCATCCAAAGAGCTGTCTTCAGGGAAAATTGGATACCTTGTTTCAATAATTCTTGCGTCTGGTAAGCTGAATGATGAACTGTGTGCGACGCTTGTGAAAAATATTGAGTACAATCCACTATGGAAGGCGTTCATTGAAAATCTATGTGGCAACATCCAAGAACCAAGAGTGGAGTCTCTTTTGTTGACGTTTGGTGATGCGTTGTTCAAAACTTATAACGAAACTAGGAGTGCACATTACTACATATCACCTAGTTGCTTCTTGTATCTTCTTGATCGCCTTCTGATTTGGGTATCTCTGTGTAAAGGTTATGTGATCACTGAAAGATCTTGCTTTATTGAATGGCTGATATACCATGAGAAAGATACCAGATTTAATTCCTGTAAAGTTTTTGATGTGCGAATGTCTTTTGAAGTCATCCTTCAGTTTTTGACTGATGTTATTCGGGAGTGTCTCTTTGATGAGGCGACCATGATTGAGTGGATTGGAAATTTTACCACATATTCGAAGAAGTATTATTTGCTACTAATGCAAAGATTGGTTATGACATTGTGTTTgctttatttgaattttgggaTAGGTTTTGATATACTCTTAGATCTGATGAATTGGGAATATGTCACTGAGAATGTACTACCAATGGAGATCTCTGCTGCCCTTAGAAGAATTATTTCTGTGCACAAGTCTCTTGGTATAAATGTCAATGTGCTTCCACTCAAAGAAAATGTCAATGTGCTAGCTAAAGCATTTAAGAAGACCGGCAGTGCTTTGGTAATTGCAACTTCTGGCATTGATTGTTCAAGGTTCGTCTGTTCAGACGCCCTTTTTGTCGACATGAAGGGCAACCTGGGCATGGTTGATATACTGAGACATTTGTTTCCAGAACAATAG